Proteins encoded within one genomic window of Candidatus Nezhaarchaeota archaeon:
- a CDS encoding 3-isopropylmalate dehydratase large subunit translates to MNLKEVLDSEDLTFAEKIITIKQEELKSIKRTGEIAIVKVDLAAGQDGTSPLAIKVFEEMGGEKVWDPSKVLLVLDHTYPSSSAEISNLHKIMRLFSRKHNVRLVEGSIIHQVILEEYATPGMLIVGADSHTTTHGAVGAFATGIGSTELAAVMLEGRIWLKVPSTIRVYLDGYLTKGVYSKDVALYFIGQVGADGANYKSIEWRGEVVSRLSISSRATLCNMSVEAGAKNALVEYDAVTESYLREVGRSPMLIVKSGRKAEVEDEIHIDCSRLDPQVAVPNRVDNVKSVREVEGTPIDQAFIGSCTNGRLEDLIEAARVLRGKRVKDGVRLIVTPASRRVYSEALKLGVLEMLLEAGAIITNPTCGACVGTHLGVLGEDEVAISSSNRNFVGRMGHPKSKVYLASPATVAASAIKGVITDPREFL, encoded by the coding sequence ATGAACCTAAAGGAGGTACTTGATAGTGAGGACCTAACATTCGCTGAAAAGATTATAACGATAAAGCAGGAGGAGCTAAAGAGCATCAAGAGGACGGGAGAGATAGCCATAGTTAAGGTGGACTTAGCTGCTGGACAAGATGGAACATCCCCCCTTGCAATAAAGGTCTTTGAAGAAATGGGGGGAGAAAAAGTTTGGGATCCAAGTAAGGTATTGCTTGTGCTAGATCATACTTATCCGTCTTCTTCCGCTGAAATATCAAACTTACATAAGATAATGCGACTCTTCTCTCGTAAGCATAACGTAAGGTTAGTGGAGGGGAGCATAATACATCAAGTAATACTTGAAGAGTACGCAACTCCGGGGATGCTCATAGTTGGTGCGGACTCTCACACTACAACTCATGGGGCAGTAGGGGCCTTCGCTACGGGCATAGGAAGCACGGAGCTTGCTGCCGTCATGCTTGAAGGGAGAATATGGCTTAAGGTACCTTCAACCATTCGGGTCTACCTTGATGGCTACCTAACAAAGGGCGTTTACTCGAAGGACGTGGCCCTCTACTTCATAGGTCAAGTAGGGGCTGATGGCGCGAACTACAAGTCAATTGAGTGGAGGGGAGAGGTTGTGTCAAGGCTTTCAATATCTTCGCGAGCAACTCTATGTAACATGAGCGTGGAGGCCGGGGCTAAAAACGCTTTAGTGGAGTACGATGCCGTAACTGAGAGCTATTTGAGGGAGGTCGGGAGAAGCCCCATGCTCATAGTGAAGTCTGGTCGGAAAGCTGAGGTGGAGGATGAGATACACATAGACTGCTCGAGACTTGACCCTCAAGTAGCCGTTCCTAATAGAGTAGATAACGTTAAGTCAGTGAGGGAGGTTGAGGGAACACCGATAGATCAAGCATTCATAGGCAGCTGTACCAATGGACGCCTAGAGGACCTTATCGAGGCGGCGAGAGTGCTTCGAGGGAAGAGGGTCAAGGATGGAGTTAGGCTAATAGTAACCCCTGCTTCAAGAAGGGTTTATAGCGAGGCTCTTAAACTCGGGGTACTAGAGATGCTTCTCGAAGCTGGAGCGATAATAACGAATCCGACTTGTGGAGCCTGCGTTGGCACTCATTTGGGAGTTCTAGGTGAAGATGAGGTGGCCATCTCTTCAAGCAATAGGAACTTCGTCGGTCGAATGGGACATCCAAAGTCCAAAGTTTACCTAGCCTCACCTGCAACAGTCGCAGCGTCAGCCATAAAAGGAGTCATAACAGATCCGAGGGAGTTCTTATGA
- a CDS encoding glutaredoxin domain-containing protein, translated as MAKIKLYVSPQCPRCEVVKKALSEMGVEYEVVDVSDSNVMADLIMRDIFLMETPGLEVDGKFFYASDLFSGDKLLLDNLRKIVEG; from the coding sequence ATGGCTAAGATTAAGCTCTACGTCTCTCCTCAGTGTCCTCGTTGTGAAGTGGTTAAGAAAGCGTTGAGCGAAATGGGAGTGGAGTACGAAGTGGTTGATGTGTCTGACAGCAATGTCATGGCGGACCTAATAATGAGGGATATATTCTTAATGGAGACGCCCGGACTCGAAGTTGATGGCAAGTTCTTCTATGCTAGTGATCTCTTTAGCGGTGACAAGCTCCTCCTGGACAATTTGCGTAAGATAGTTGAGGGATGA
- a CDS encoding 3-isopropylmalate dehydratase small subunit — protein sequence MNVIRGRVWKFGDNVDTDVIIPFKYKARTLDPKELAQHVMEGIDPDFPRKVKPGDIIVAGRNFGCGSSREQAPLAIKAAGISAVVAESFARIFFRNAINIGLPVLEVKGISRETCEGDVLEIDLAQGVVKNVTRGLTFKAIPIPDVLMEILRKGGLVNYLKERRLSQ from the coding sequence ATGAATGTGATTCGAGGTAGGGTTTGGAAGTTTGGAGACAACGTAGATACTGACGTAATAATACCATTCAAGTACAAGGCTAGAACCCTGGACCCCAAGGAGCTTGCTCAACACGTGATGGAGGGAATAGACCCTGATTTTCCTAGAAAAGTGAAACCTGGGGACATAATAGTTGCTGGAAGGAACTTCGGTTGTGGATCTAGTAGGGAGCAAGCGCCACTAGCCATAAAGGCTGCTGGCATATCGGCTGTCGTAGCTGAGAGCTTTGCCAGAATATTCTTCAGAAACGCGATAAATATAGGTCTACCAGTCCTTGAGGTGAAAGGGATATCGAGAGAGACATGCGAAGGCGATGTGCTTGAAATAGACTTAGCTCAAGGTGTGGTTAAGAACGTAACTAGGGGGTTGACCTTCAAGGCGATACCCATACCGGATGTGCTAATGGAGATATTAAGAAAAGGAGGTCTTGTCAACTACCTAAAGGAGCGTAGGCTCTCTCAGTAA
- a CDS encoding RimK family alpha-L-glutamate ligase → MGVQGALKLAVIHDTKKPDLPSREILETIKNRGLTPVFLRISNLSSSVGDEMAIFYGKRRISKVDGAIVRSLGATVNVEQYVRRLTLLKEMEKMGVTIMNPVDGMAKARDKYEALSILSRAGLRVPKTIVTEDLGLAYDFAAALGKVVVKPLIGSRGYGSVLVDNPEIAFRIFKTLLSFNQVIYVQEYIDKKAYDVRVFVVDGEVLASIQRFITKPGEWRTNIAQGGRAKAYNPPDEVKEVAIKACEVLGLWYAGVDVSETEEGGYVIFEVNAAPDWQGLAEATGVRPAEAIVDTIIRKCKC, encoded by the coding sequence ATGGGGGTTCAAGGAGCTTTGAAGTTAGCTGTTATCCATGACACTAAGAAGCCTGATCTACCGTCGAGAGAAATTTTAGAGACAATAAAGAACAGAGGGTTAACCCCTGTTTTCCTGAGGATATCGAATTTATCTAGCTCAGTCGGCGATGAAATGGCAATATTTTATGGTAAGAGGAGGATTTCTAAAGTTGATGGAGCGATAGTAAGGTCTTTGGGAGCGACTGTTAATGTTGAGCAGTACGTTCGCAGATTAACTCTTTTGAAGGAAATGGAAAAAATGGGAGTAACGATCATGAACCCTGTTGATGGCATGGCTAAGGCACGAGACAAGTATGAGGCTCTTAGCATCCTTTCGAGAGCTGGTCTTCGCGTCCCTAAAACCATTGTTACTGAGGATTTGGGGTTAGCCTATGACTTTGCCGCTGCACTCGGTAAAGTAGTGGTTAAACCTCTTATAGGATCTAGAGGCTACGGTTCTGTTTTAGTCGATAACCCGGAGATAGCCTTCAGAATCTTTAAGACCCTTTTAAGCTTCAACCAGGTGATTTACGTCCAGGAGTACATAGACAAGAAGGCTTACGACGTGAGGGTTTTCGTTGTGGATGGGGAGGTCCTTGCTTCAATACAAAGGTTCATAACGAAGCCTGGTGAGTGGCGTACGAACATAGCTCAGGGCGGTAGGGCTAAGGCATACAATCCCCCTGATGAGGTCAAGGAAGTAGCTATAAAGGCTTGTGAGGTACTTGGTTTATGGTATGCTGGAGTCGACGTATCTGAAACTGAGGAGGGAGGCTATGTTATATTTGAAGTCAATGCTGCTCCAGATTGGCAGGGACTAGCAGAAGCTACTGGCGTAAGACCTGCTGAGGCGATAGTCGACACCATCATAAGAAAGTGCAAATGCTAA
- a CDS encoding type II/IV secretion system ATPase subunit — MNGRKVRLRSSFLSLFRGGRASLPPQPIATFSKIPDNAEIIESYAVHEPFSKVTIASLPELGGELAYFVEEVELSPQEHELFRKLIDILSVEVEPPEREGVDPYKHIEEEAIRLAEKYGLIKRIKRLGVESWRKILYYVGRDLIGFGPLHVIMSDRMIEDISVNGVNIPVYVWHRKYESMQTNVRIVDEKTLDDLLIKLTHLAQRHISTAFPILDAMLPTKDRLAATFRYEVSPKGSTFCIRRFREEPFSIIDLIELGTMDEIMAAYFWLMIENRMTIMIIGGTGAGKTTTLNVLASLVKPSMKIVTVEEIPELRLPHDNWVQLVSRTSYGLGQSRIGEISLFDLVKVSLRYRPDYIIVGEVRGEEAFVLFQAMATGHGGLTTIHAESLEHAVKRLTSPPMSIAESYIPLVNVAIVQERVQLPRPKAGLTFGRRIRSVYEIIDYGKYELMFSWNPLTDTFSHNLKKSEMLSRIALKYGVSMESVLQELSRRALLLRELLKQGVRSVTDVKTEITRYRLLNPFPAVAVQGGSAKP; from the coding sequence TTGAATGGGAGGAAGGTTCGGTTAAGATCATCCTTTCTCTCGCTATTTAGAGGTGGGAGGGCCTCTCTTCCCCCTCAACCAATAGCCACATTTTCTAAGATCCCTGACAATGCTGAAATAATAGAGTCCTACGCAGTTCACGAGCCCTTCTCAAAGGTTACGATAGCATCCCTCCCAGAGCTAGGTGGTGAATTAGCGTACTTTGTTGAGGAGGTAGAGCTATCTCCTCAAGAGCATGAGCTGTTCAGAAAGCTAATTGACATATTAAGCGTTGAGGTTGAGCCTCCTGAGAGAGAGGGCGTGGATCCGTACAAGCACATTGAGGAAGAAGCCATTAGGCTGGCAGAGAAGTATGGTTTAATTAAGCGCATCAAGCGTTTGGGGGTAGAGTCTTGGAGGAAGATACTCTACTACGTTGGTAGGGACTTGATAGGCTTCGGACCATTGCACGTCATAATGAGCGATAGGATGATCGAGGACATATCGGTAAACGGTGTCAACATACCGGTCTACGTGTGGCACAGGAAGTACGAGAGCATGCAAACGAACGTAAGGATAGTCGATGAGAAGACGCTTGACGACTTGCTAATAAAGCTCACGCACTTAGCTCAGAGGCACATATCCACAGCCTTCCCGATACTCGATGCAATGCTTCCAACGAAGGATAGGCTTGCGGCGACGTTTAGATACGAAGTCTCCCCCAAGGGGAGCACGTTCTGCATAAGGAGGTTCAGGGAGGAGCCATTCTCAATAATAGATTTAATAGAATTGGGGACCATGGACGAGATCATGGCGGCGTACTTTTGGTTAATGATCGAGAACAGGATGACTATCATGATCATAGGGGGGACGGGGGCTGGGAAGACCACAACGCTCAACGTTCTAGCGAGCTTGGTCAAGCCATCGATGAAGATAGTGACCGTTGAAGAGATACCAGAGCTAAGGCTCCCACACGACAACTGGGTTCAATTGGTTAGCAGGACGAGCTATGGGCTCGGTCAATCGAGGATAGGCGAGATAAGCCTCTTCGACCTAGTTAAGGTCTCTCTAAGGTATAGGCCGGACTACATCATAGTGGGCGAGGTTAGAGGTGAGGAGGCTTTCGTGCTATTTCAAGCCATGGCGACAGGCCACGGAGGTCTAACAACAATACACGCAGAGAGCTTAGAGCACGCTGTGAAGAGGTTGACGAGTCCTCCGATGAGCATAGCTGAGAGTTACATACCGCTAGTGAACGTCGCCATAGTGCAGGAGAGGGTCCAGCTACCAAGGCCCAAGGCTGGACTGACCTTCGGTAGGAGGATACGCTCGGTCTACGAGATTATAGACTACGGTAAGTACGAGCTGATGTTTTCTTGGAACCCGCTAACGGACACGTTCAGCCATAACCTTAAGAAGAGCGAGATGCTTAGTAGGATAGCTTTGAAGTATGGCGTAAGCATGGAGAGCGTCCTCCAAGAGCTCTCAAGGAGAGCTCTACTCCTCCGCGAGCTCTTAAAGCAAGGTGTGAGAAGCGTCACTGACGTCAAAACCGAGATAACCAGGTATCGCTTGCTGAACCCATTTCCAGCAGTAGCTGTACAAGGGGGTTCGGCTAAGCCATGA
- the nrdD gene encoding anaerobic ribonucleoside-triphosphate reductase encodes MASRRNNRKTTLKNKQASLEAWLKAVSHYVAGKPLVRTTDGYMVPWDRSAIVRQLVRETKLAEEFFDIPPISLKEAEEIAREVERRILEMKAKFVSGALIRELVNNVLLEKSEAHPEYVIYRNILTRVGAPVYDAYLIDLGLGFEAKENANLQPNAETAHKKKADKLSKEEYLLLLHPKVADAHLKGDIHIHDLEYFGVRPFCQDWDLRYFFYYGLMPDGTGLKTSVAGPAMHPEVAILHSVKVLAAAQTNFAGGQGFYNYNVFIAPYLKGLSYKQMMQLAQMMFYELTQAYVARGGQLVFSNIQLTPTIPEIWRDKPVVMRGKIGPETYGDYEEEVRLFFRAIYEVALKGDYWGKPFNFPKLEGYITPEGLRDEFYEDWLLVHKVVAKYGTPYFDNAIPPYRGYGKGVSCYQCCAYTFTETPETDPEFYEKMNFVDGKHFSMGAWQVVTINLPRLAYQANGDDDKLLEKAFEAMDLCIEVFKAKKRWMDNMIQYNRLPFATQRPLDPKTGKRGPPAVDFDELVYTIGVVGGNEMVQWHTGYQLHEHETAVRMLVKVLIEMRKYKEELEKKHDVKLALARTPAESCAQRLAVSDLLSPQFREKALKVVKGDVEIALKMLKEGVRDVPVYYSNGTHVYVGAPITLAEKLSIEHKFFPLLSGGNIFHVWLGEAYPDPEALLKLSWKIAKETQVGYFAYTKDLTICEDCAAVSGGLLDACPLCNSPNVRYWSRVTGYYQEVSGWNEAKKRELRDRHRIGVLTI; translated from the coding sequence GTGGCTTCTCGTAGAAACAATAGGAAGACGACCTTGAAGAATAAGCAGGCCTCTCTAGAGGCTTGGCTTAAAGCTGTTTCACACTACGTTGCCGGTAAGCCTTTAGTTAGGACGACCGATGGATACATGGTTCCATGGGATAGAAGCGCTATCGTTAGGCAATTGGTAAGGGAGACTAAGCTGGCCGAGGAATTCTTCGACATCCCACCAATAAGTCTCAAAGAAGCTGAGGAGATTGCTCGCGAGGTTGAGAGAAGGATCCTTGAGATGAAGGCTAAGTTCGTTAGTGGAGCATTGATAAGAGAGCTCGTCAACAACGTCTTGCTCGAGAAGTCTGAGGCTCATCCAGAGTACGTAATCTACAGGAACATATTGACTAGAGTTGGTGCTCCAGTCTACGATGCCTACCTCATAGATTTGGGGCTGGGCTTTGAAGCTAAGGAAAACGCCAACCTACAGCCTAATGCTGAGACGGCGCACAAAAAGAAGGCCGATAAGCTGTCAAAGGAGGAGTACTTGCTCCTATTGCATCCTAAGGTTGCTGACGCTCACCTTAAAGGCGACATTCATATACACGATCTTGAGTACTTCGGTGTTAGACCTTTCTGCCAAGACTGGGACTTGAGGTACTTCTTCTACTACGGGCTCATGCCTGATGGCACTGGGCTTAAGACAAGCGTTGCTGGACCAGCCATGCACCCTGAAGTGGCTATACTCCACAGCGTAAAGGTGCTGGCTGCAGCTCAAACGAACTTTGCTGGTGGGCAAGGCTTCTATAACTACAACGTCTTCATAGCCCCCTACCTCAAGGGGCTGAGCTACAAGCAGATGATGCAGCTTGCCCAGATGATGTTCTACGAGCTTACTCAAGCCTACGTGGCTAGAGGGGGGCAATTGGTCTTCTCAAACATACAGCTGACCCCAACAATACCCGAGATCTGGAGGGATAAGCCTGTCGTGATGAGGGGGAAGATTGGACCTGAGACCTATGGAGACTACGAAGAGGAAGTTAGATTGTTCTTTAGAGCAATATACGAGGTTGCATTGAAAGGGGATTATTGGGGGAAGCCATTCAACTTCCCGAAGTTGGAGGGCTATATTACTCCAGAAGGTCTGAGAGATGAGTTCTATGAAGATTGGCTGTTGGTTCACAAAGTGGTTGCCAAGTACGGAACCCCTTACTTCGATAATGCAATACCGCCTTATCGAGGTTATGGTAAGGGAGTCTCGTGCTATCAGTGCTGCGCCTACACCTTCACTGAAACCCCCGAGACCGATCCTGAGTTCTACGAAAAGATGAACTTTGTTGATGGGAAGCACTTCAGCATGGGCGCGTGGCAAGTCGTAACAATAAACCTGCCCAGGCTGGCATATCAGGCTAACGGTGACGATGACAAGTTGCTAGAAAAGGCTTTCGAGGCGATGGACCTATGCATCGAGGTCTTTAAGGCTAAGAAGAGGTGGATGGATAATATGATACAGTACAACAGGCTCCCCTTCGCTACTCAGAGACCTCTAGATCCTAAGACTGGCAAGAGGGGACCGCCAGCAGTAGACTTCGATGAACTTGTCTACACTATAGGGGTTGTAGGAGGGAATGAAATGGTTCAGTGGCACACTGGTTATCAGCTTCACGAACACGAGACTGCCGTCAGAATGCTGGTTAAGGTGCTCATAGAGATGAGGAAGTACAAGGAGGAGCTTGAGAAGAAACACGACGTTAAGCTGGCTCTTGCTAGGACTCCAGCTGAGAGCTGTGCTCAAAGGCTAGCGGTTAGTGACTTACTATCGCCACAGTTTAGAGAAAAGGCCTTGAAGGTAGTGAAGGGGGACGTCGAGATAGCTCTGAAGATGTTGAAAGAGGGGGTGAGGGACGTTCCAGTCTACTACTCTAATGGCACTCACGTCTACGTGGGTGCGCCAATAACCTTAGCAGAGAAGTTGAGCATAGAGCATAAGTTCTTCCCGCTCTTAAGTGGGGGCAACATATTTCACGTGTGGTTAGGAGAGGCGTACCCGGATCCTGAGGCTCTCCTTAAGCTCTCTTGGAAGATTGCGAAGGAGACTCAGGTTGGGTACTTCGCTTACACCAAGGACTTGACCATATGTGAAGATTGTGCTGCTGTCAGCGGTGGTCTTTTAGATGCTTGTCCGCTATGCAACTCACCAAATGTTAGGTATTGGAGTAGGGTGACCGGGTACTATCAAGAAGTATCCGGGTGGAATGAAGCGAAGAAGAGGGAGTTGAGGGATAGGCACAGAATTGGCGTGTTGACCATTTGA
- a CDS encoding DUF367 family protein: MHESQQKVKLYVLMVGECDPDKCTANKLVRFGLVKPIRRLKEVPRGCIVLNPLAENYLSAKDREIALQRGVLAVDCSWKSVQDFFNNVKIKGHHRRLPKLIAANPINFGNPHILSTVEALAASLCILGFKDQAEGLLSIFKWGPHFLKINEKLLESC, translated from the coding sequence ATGCATGAGTCGCAGCAGAAGGTGAAGCTTTACGTCCTAATGGTTGGAGAGTGCGATCCAGACAAGTGTACAGCTAACAAGCTTGTAAGATTCGGCTTAGTAAAACCAATCCGTAGGCTTAAAGAGGTCCCTCGTGGCTGCATAGTCTTAAACCCGTTGGCGGAAAACTACTTGTCTGCCAAAGATAGAGAAATAGCCCTGCAACGAGGAGTGCTAGCGGTAGATTGCTCTTGGAAGAGCGTGCAAGATTTCTTCAATAACGTTAAGATAAAGGGCCATCATAGGAGATTACCGAAACTAATAGCCGCAAACCCGATCAACTTCGGCAATCCACACATCTTATCAACTGTAGAAGCCCTAGCTGCATCACTGTGCATACTCGGATTTAAAGATCAAGCTGAAGGATTGCTATCCATCTTTAAGTGGGGTCCTCACTTCCTGAAGATTAATGAAAAGTTACTGGAAAGCTGTTAG
- a CDS encoding DUF4352 domain-containing protein, with the protein MRMAFDRKAISPVIATIIIVAVAIVMSIAVAYWMMGLTTTFTRYEKLEYTAAYVVPTEVHVNSDKINVWNVTLKLKNTGTAVATINDILINGVPLKVINETINKAIFGTIDGNFSVIGNVSGAVAALPATVSVGETVAIVLSLPKNETIQFPFGKLTFGMSLEIIVVTAAGYQYPKTVVLP; encoded by the coding sequence TTGAGAATGGCTTTTGACAGGAAGGCTATCAGCCCAGTCATAGCCACGATAATTATAGTCGCTGTAGCAATAGTAATGTCAATAGCAGTAGCGTACTGGATGATGGGGCTAACAACAACATTCACAAGATACGAGAAGTTAGAGTACACGGCAGCATACGTTGTTCCAACTGAAGTACATGTTAACTCCGATAAAATAAACGTTTGGAACGTGACGCTTAAGCTTAAGAATACTGGAACGGCTGTAGCGACGATAAATGACATTCTAATTAACGGGGTACCACTAAAAGTGATCAATGAAACTATAAACAAGGCTATATTTGGAACGATAGATGGTAACTTTAGTGTTATCGGGAATGTAAGTGGAGCTGTTGCTGCTCTCCCAGCAACTGTTTCTGTTGGCGAAACAGTTGCTATAGTCTTAAGCTTACCAAAGAATGAAACCATACAATTCCCATTTGGTAAGCTTACATTCGGTATGAGTTTAGAGATTATTGTGGTAACAGCTGCTGGTTACCAGTATCCTAAGACTGTAGTGCTACCTTGA
- the trxA gene encoding thioredoxin, giving the protein MSCEFDEELKRIKERKLKEMMRLSLSKGGKVLHLNSTSFRDILKSESRPILVDFWAEWCAPCRLLSPIFEKLAEKYSDKVVFAKVNVDECPDLAEEHGIMAIPTLILFRDGVAVERVIGLVPEKRIESMIKKYLA; this is encoded by the coding sequence TTGAGTTGTGAGTTTGATGAAGAGCTTAAGAGGATAAAGGAGAGAAAGCTAAAGGAGATGATGAGATTGTCCTTGAGTAAAGGGGGTAAAGTCTTGCATTTAAATTCGACGTCCTTCAGGGACATATTGAAGAGCGAGTCAAGACCAATACTTGTCGACTTCTGGGCTGAGTGGTGTGCTCCTTGTCGACTTCTCTCTCCAATATTTGAGAAGCTAGCTGAAAAGTACTCGGATAAAGTGGTCTTCGCGAAGGTTAATGTAGATGAGTGCCCAGATCTAGCTGAAGAGCACGGAATAATGGCAATCCCAACGCTCATCTTATTTAGAGATGGTGTGGCGGTAGAGCGAGTAATAGGCTTAGTGCCTGAGAAGCGCATAGAATCAATGATAAAGAAGTACTTAGCGTGA
- a CDS encoding phosphoglycerate kinase codes for MSFEFLTLDDVYLESKRVLVRVDINSPIGPGGRILDENRIKEASITLRELKDSKVVVMSHQGRPGKSDFVSLEKHAAILEKYVGRSVKFIDDLMGPAARSEILKLEDGDILLLENTRLYSEEVIEAPIEDCAKTFLVQKLSPLFDLFVNDAFPAAHRSQPSLVGFAYVLPSAAGRLVERELKALREIAPRLKRPIVYILGGAKVGDRLEVIETLTKTGLVDRIIVGGLLAPVFLEARGEKLTSNNVKKDKEFESSVERARRLLQWRNDMFLLPIDVAIDKDGERVDCPVGKIPDEYRIKDVGLSTVDMILNEVSRAGSIIANGPLGVFEEECFSKATMEVLRAISRSNAISIISGGHLTTALRMLGAEDKVTYASTAGGALLHFLAGRRLPIIDALEIGKRNAEKLKLIKERK; via the coding sequence ATGAGTTTCGAGTTTCTGACGTTGGATGATGTCTACCTTGAGAGCAAGAGAGTTCTCGTTAGAGTAGACATAAACTCTCCCATAGGCCCTGGAGGGAGGATACTCGATGAGAATAGAATAAAAGAAGCAAGCATCACATTACGAGAGCTTAAGGATAGCAAGGTCGTCGTGATGTCACATCAAGGTAGACCTGGTAAAAGCGATTTCGTATCGTTGGAGAAGCACGCTGCCATATTGGAGAAGTATGTTGGGAGGTCGGTGAAGTTCATAGACGACTTGATGGGTCCCGCAGCTCGAAGTGAGATTTTGAAGCTTGAAGATGGTGACATATTATTGCTTGAGAACACCAGGTTGTACTCCGAGGAGGTAATAGAGGCTCCGATAGAGGATTGTGCTAAAACGTTCCTTGTTCAAAAGTTGAGCCCTCTATTCGATTTATTCGTGAACGATGCCTTTCCAGCTGCGCATAGATCTCAGCCTTCACTCGTAGGTTTCGCCTACGTCCTCCCATCAGCAGCCGGGAGACTCGTAGAGAGGGAGCTTAAAGCTTTAAGAGAGATAGCTCCTCGGCTCAAGAGACCTATAGTGTACATACTTGGAGGAGCTAAAGTGGGAGATAGGCTAGAAGTCATTGAAACCCTAACTAAGACGGGGCTCGTTGATAGGATAATTGTTGGAGGGCTCTTAGCACCCGTCTTCCTTGAAGCGAGAGGAGAGAAGCTTACAAGCAATAATGTTAAGAAGGATAAGGAGTTCGAGAGCAGCGTCGAGAGGGCTAGGAGACTACTACAATGGAGGAATGACATGTTCTTATTGCCAATCGATGTCGCTATTGATAAGGATGGTGAGAGAGTTGACTGTCCAGTGGGTAAGATCCCTGATGAGTATAGGATAAAAGACGTGGGGCTTAGCACCGTTGACATGATATTGAATGAAGTGTCGAGGGCTGGAAGTATTATAGCCAATGGCCCTCTTGGAGTGTTTGAAGAGGAATGCTTTTCCAAGGCAACCATGGAGGTTTTAAGGGCAATATCGAGGAGCAATGCCATATCAATAATTAGTGGTGGGCACCTGACTACGGCTCTTCGCATGCTGGGAGCTGAGGACAAGGTCACTTACGCAAGTACTGCTGGAGGAGCATTGTTACATTTCCTTGCCGGCAGGAGGTTGCCCATAATAGATGCTCTTGAAATTGGAAAGAGAAACGCGGAAAAGTTAAAGCTCATTAAAGAAAGAAAGTGA
- a CDS encoding type II glyceraldehyde-3-phosphate dehydrogenase → MRPKVRVLVNGYGVIGKRVADAVAKQDDMVLVGVSDVVADWRVKMAVRKGYKVYCSSPDRIDQMRKGGVHVEGLITDVLKDVDVVVDCTPAKVGAKNKEMYLKYGVKAVFEGGEAHETAGVSFVATCNYDESLGKQFTRVVSCNTTALCRVLNALNKAYGIAKARAVIIRRACDVWESHRAGVINTIVPELHVPSHHGPDVKTVLHDIDIVTMAAKGSHNLYHMHFCIVETKAKPTVEGVIKALEEEDRVVLVRGSDGVEALNSLVELARDLGRSRGDIYEIPVWEDSIAIDGNEVYLMWATPNESNVIPDNIDAIRALTELEKDWRISVKKTDESLGVLSKLY, encoded by the coding sequence ATGAGACCCAAAGTGAGGGTTCTCGTTAACGGTTATGGAGTTATAGGTAAGAGGGTTGCCGATGCTGTAGCCAAGCAGGATGATATGGTTCTTGTTGGAGTATCGGATGTAGTAGCTGATTGGAGAGTCAAGATGGCGGTGAGGAAGGGCTACAAGGTTTACTGTTCGTCGCCCGATAGGATCGACCAAATGAGGAAGGGAGGAGTGCACGTTGAGGGATTGATTACCGACGTCCTCAAGGACGTCGACGTTGTGGTTGATTGCACGCCAGCTAAGGTTGGCGCTAAGAATAAGGAGATGTACTTGAAGTACGGCGTCAAAGCGGTGTTTGAGGGTGGCGAAGCTCACGAAACGGCTGGAGTATCGTTCGTTGCGACTTGTAATTATGATGAGAGCTTAGGCAAGCAATTTACTAGAGTCGTCAGTTGCAATACCACCGCTCTGTGTAGGGTCCTCAACGCTCTCAACAAAGCATACGGTATTGCAAAAGCTAGAGCAGTAATAATTAGAAGGGCCTGTGATGTGTGGGAGTCGCATAGAGCTGGGGTTATAAACACCATAGTACCGGAGCTTCACGTGCCCTCACATCACGGTCCAGATGTTAAGACGGTCCTTCACGACATAGACATAGTCACCATGGCGGCTAAGGGCTCTCACAACCTCTATCACATGCACTTCTGCATTGTTGAGACGAAGGCCAAGCCAACCGTTGAAGGGGTCATAAAAGCTCTCGAAGAGGAAGATCGAGTGGTCTTAGTAAGAGGAAGCGATGGAGTGGAGGCATTGAACTCGCTAGTCGAGCTGGCAAGAGACTTAGGAAGGTCTCGAGGAGATATTTACGAGATACCCGTATGGGAGGATAGCATCGCTATTGATGGTAATGAAGTCTACTTGATGTGGGCCACGCCCAACGAGTCAAATGTCATACCGGATAACATCGATGCTATTAGAGCGTTGACCGAGTTAGAGAAGGATTGGAGAATTTCAGTGAAGAAGACCGATGAGAGCTTGGGGGTCCTCAGTAAACTTTACTGA